In a genomic window of Siniperca chuatsi isolate FFG_IHB_CAS linkage group LG1, ASM2008510v1, whole genome shotgun sequence:
- the LOC122877302 gene encoding ras association domain-containing protein 8-like isoform X2, protein MELKVWVDGVFRVVCGLSLNTSCQDVVIALAQAIGQTGRYILMLKLRGTERQLVADDCPLQYLGQLGQLAAEVQFILRRTGPSLSDGPDTPTRERRLPLPRPSEPEALKRKEPHKALTFSLGPSKLPRRTKPNSSSSPSPRASPELQASPVSFLDPLNPVKEICSSKDEAFRQILQQQRRLQDLEIQLQALERETEVWEQVTSSAAVPSPSLVPAGELEELEQRQRQNEAELMDRENWEEELHAEMEREQDMHRRLHQIHSSMDDHSYRIEELQARSAHLEQDLQLRAHRQGSRADTRQLEEALRLLKQELHLRLQQGEELDAALTETQRKLQAAEERLQDRWEMTEELNKELRQ, encoded by the exons ATGGAGCTGAAGGTTTGGGTGGATGGTGTGTTCAGAGTGGTGTGTGGCCTATCGCTGAACACTTCCTGCCAGGATGTCGTCATAGCTCTTGCACAAGCAATTG GTCAGACAGGTCGTTACATTCTTATGTTGAAGTTACGAGGGACCGAGAGACAGCTAGTTGCTGATGACTGCCCTCTTCAGTATCTGGGTCAGCTGGGACAGCTGGCTGCAGAGGTCCAGTTCATTCTGCGGAGGACTGGTCCCAGCCTCAGTGATGGTCCAGACACACCCACCAGAGAGAGACGTCTTCCCCTGCCCAGACCATCAGAACCAGAGGCCCTCAAACGCAAGGAGCCACACAAGGCTCTCACCTTCAGTCTGGGTCCCTCAAAACTCCCCAGGAGGACTAAACCAAACAGTTCCTCGTCTCCGTCTCCTCGAGCCTCCCCAGAACTGCAAGCTTCCCCAGTCTCTTTCCTAGACCCTCTCAACCCTGTGAAGGAAATTTGCTCCTCCAAAGATGAGGCGTTTAGGCAGATTCTGCAGCAACAGAGGAGGCTACAAGACCTGGAGATTCAGCTTCAGgctctggagagagagacagaggtgtgGGAGCAGGTGACGTCATCTGCTGCGGTTCCTAGTCCGTCTCTGGTCCCAGCAGGGGAACTGGAGGAACTGGAACAGCGGCAGAGGCAGAACGAGGCAGAGCTGATGGACAGAGAGAACTGGGAGGAAGAGTTACATGCCGAGATGGAAAGAGAGCAAG ATATGCACAGACGTCTACACCAGATACACTCATCAATGGATGATCACAGTTATCGGATCGAGGAGCTCCAAGCCCGTTCTGCACATCTAGAACAGGACCTACAGCTCAGAGCCCACAGACAAGGCTCTCGGGCGGACACTCGGCAGCTAGAGGAGGCCCTGAGGCTCCTGAAGCAGGAGCTCCACCTCCGCCTGCAGCAGGGAGAAGAACTGGATGCAGCGCTGACGGAGACACAGAGGAAGCTACAAGCTGCAGAGGAAAGGCTACAG GACAGATGGGAGATGACTGAGGAGCTGAATAAGGAGCTGAGACAGT ga
- the LOC122877302 gene encoding ras association domain-containing protein 8-like isoform X3, producing MELKVWVDGVFRVVCGLSLNTSCQDVVIALAQAIGQTGRYILMLKLRGTERQLVADDCPLQYLGQLGQLAAEVQFILRRTGPSLSDGPDTPTRERRLPLPRPSEPEALKRKEPHKALTFSLGPSKLPRRTKPNSSSSPSPRASPELQASPVSFLDPLNPVKEICSSKDEAFRQILQQQRRLQDLEIQLQALERETEVWEQVTSSAAVPSPSLVPAGELEELEQRQRQNEAELMDRENWEEELHAEMEREQDMHRRLHQIHSSMDDHSYRIEELQARSAHLEQDLQLRAHRQGSRADTRQLEEALRLLKQELHLRLQQGEELDAALTETQRKLQAAEERLQMGDD from the exons ATGGAGCTGAAGGTTTGGGTGGATGGTGTGTTCAGAGTGGTGTGTGGCCTATCGCTGAACACTTCCTGCCAGGATGTCGTCATAGCTCTTGCACAAGCAATTG GTCAGACAGGTCGTTACATTCTTATGTTGAAGTTACGAGGGACCGAGAGACAGCTAGTTGCTGATGACTGCCCTCTTCAGTATCTGGGTCAGCTGGGACAGCTGGCTGCAGAGGTCCAGTTCATTCTGCGGAGGACTGGTCCCAGCCTCAGTGATGGTCCAGACACACCCACCAGAGAGAGACGTCTTCCCCTGCCCAGACCATCAGAACCAGAGGCCCTCAAACGCAAGGAGCCACACAAGGCTCTCACCTTCAGTCTGGGTCCCTCAAAACTCCCCAGGAGGACTAAACCAAACAGTTCCTCGTCTCCGTCTCCTCGAGCCTCCCCAGAACTGCAAGCTTCCCCAGTCTCTTTCCTAGACCCTCTCAACCCTGTGAAGGAAATTTGCTCCTCCAAAGATGAGGCGTTTAGGCAGATTCTGCAGCAACAGAGGAGGCTACAAGACCTGGAGATTCAGCTTCAGgctctggagagagagacagaggtgtgGGAGCAGGTGACGTCATCTGCTGCGGTTCCTAGTCCGTCTCTGGTCCCAGCAGGGGAACTGGAGGAACTGGAACAGCGGCAGAGGCAGAACGAGGCAGAGCTGATGGACAGAGAGAACTGGGAGGAAGAGTTACATGCCGAGATGGAAAGAGAGCAAG ATATGCACAGACGTCTACACCAGATACACTCATCAATGGATGATCACAGTTATCGGATCGAGGAGCTCCAAGCCCGTTCTGCACATCTAGAACAGGACCTACAGCTCAGAGCCCACAGACAAGGCTCTCGGGCGGACACTCGGCAGCTAGAGGAGGCCCTGAGGCTCCTGAAGCAGGAGCTCCACCTCCGCCTGCAGCAGGGAGAAGAACTGGATGCAGCGCTGACGGAGACACAGAGGAAGCTACAAGCTGCAGAGGAAAGGCTACAG ATGGGAGATGACTGA
- the LOC122877302 gene encoding ras association domain-containing protein 8-like isoform X1, whose protein sequence is MELKVWVDGVFRVVCGLSLNTSCQDVVIALAQAIGQTGRYILMLKLRGTERQLVADDCPLQYLGQLGQLAAEVQFILRRTGPSLSDGPDTPTRERRLPLPRPSEPEALKRKEPHKALTFSLGPSKLPRRTKPNSSSSPSPRASPELQASPVSFLDPLNPVKEICSSKDEAFRQILQQQRRLQDLEIQLQALERETEVWEQVTSSAAVPSPSLVPAGELEELEQRQRQNEAELMDRENWEEELHAEMEREQDMHRRLHQIHSSMDDHSYRIEELQARSAHLEQDLQLRAHRQGSRADTRQLEEALRLLKQELHLRLQQGEELDAALTETQRKLQAAEERLQDRWEMTEELNKELRQCKLQQFIQQTGSPHADQTNSLPVTDVYLSNAGVIE, encoded by the exons ATGGAGCTGAAGGTTTGGGTGGATGGTGTGTTCAGAGTGGTGTGTGGCCTATCGCTGAACACTTCCTGCCAGGATGTCGTCATAGCTCTTGCACAAGCAATTG GTCAGACAGGTCGTTACATTCTTATGTTGAAGTTACGAGGGACCGAGAGACAGCTAGTTGCTGATGACTGCCCTCTTCAGTATCTGGGTCAGCTGGGACAGCTGGCTGCAGAGGTCCAGTTCATTCTGCGGAGGACTGGTCCCAGCCTCAGTGATGGTCCAGACACACCCACCAGAGAGAGACGTCTTCCCCTGCCCAGACCATCAGAACCAGAGGCCCTCAAACGCAAGGAGCCACACAAGGCTCTCACCTTCAGTCTGGGTCCCTCAAAACTCCCCAGGAGGACTAAACCAAACAGTTCCTCGTCTCCGTCTCCTCGAGCCTCCCCAGAACTGCAAGCTTCCCCAGTCTCTTTCCTAGACCCTCTCAACCCTGTGAAGGAAATTTGCTCCTCCAAAGATGAGGCGTTTAGGCAGATTCTGCAGCAACAGAGGAGGCTACAAGACCTGGAGATTCAGCTTCAGgctctggagagagagacagaggtgtgGGAGCAGGTGACGTCATCTGCTGCGGTTCCTAGTCCGTCTCTGGTCCCAGCAGGGGAACTGGAGGAACTGGAACAGCGGCAGAGGCAGAACGAGGCAGAGCTGATGGACAGAGAGAACTGGGAGGAAGAGTTACATGCCGAGATGGAAAGAGAGCAAG ATATGCACAGACGTCTACACCAGATACACTCATCAATGGATGATCACAGTTATCGGATCGAGGAGCTCCAAGCCCGTTCTGCACATCTAGAACAGGACCTACAGCTCAGAGCCCACAGACAAGGCTCTCGGGCGGACACTCGGCAGCTAGAGGAGGCCCTGAGGCTCCTGAAGCAGGAGCTCCACCTCCGCCTGCAGCAGGGAGAAGAACTGGATGCAGCGCTGACGGAGACACAGAGGAAGCTACAAGCTGCAGAGGAAAGGCTACAG GACAGATGGGAGATGACTGAGGAGCTGAATAAGGAGCTGAGACAGTGTAAGCTGCAGCAGTTTATCCAGCAGACTGGCAGTCCACACGCAGACCAGACAAACTCCCTGCCCGTCACTGATGTTTACCTCAGCAACGCTGGTGTAATAGAGTAG